From a region of the Syngnathus typhle isolate RoL2023-S1 ecotype Sweden linkage group LG12, RoL_Styp_1.0, whole genome shotgun sequence genome:
- the shroom3 gene encoding protein Shroom3 isoform X3, with protein sequence MTGEPGRSASFPRMDSGRAVLQQAAGGGRRGGWALVKAQLQGGAPWGFTLQGGLEHGEPLIISKVEEGGKADTLECPLQVGDEIIIINDIDLTGYRQEAIALVKGSFKTLQITVRREFDPGYIEEFGSSPAASYLSSFRASSPPLSSTTPPPPQQQQKTTHLSRPCSTGGVQLRTKNRRNETASRPHSWHSTKLGEGQQESEQEGMDTMSSAWHHSYHASASTTDISGAFDSDGGYLRKSPDQYSSRGSMESLDPPQSAQLQHQHTLGHHTHSGVHPAYSSCQQLSSARSSNSIDHLHSKRDSAYSSFSTSSSIPEYLASAPTFSAERSYSLETVPQRGGSSEMQQADIRSIRTLYNAQQGLSQEQELRSPLSLRSSDSRSGEGVKGGHSRDLPTGVCYRGSSNNSGVSSSGVLATNRRSLGPIRAPGTSHSSYENLKGAPAPPRRSDSFAAIKNHERPNSWSSVEQPRVVNRSLQKGSYHHSSGSVASSAAKGSCITEGQLHTVIEKSPESSPITKPRQGFPLPGSPSEPATSLTSPAPQSGRLILPTGVYLVPQPEPHYAQMPSSSPMLSTSGVYPALAKDSNRQQQKVRGQEEEATEQLRDGKLPSIEKGHQMNNLSPYPHSTIPTVSTKQSRVHESERKQLEDNNFGLNRNLPAAERAENQAGVNMIPDQQGPQAPHHHMHSIQGPHNNMLQEQDVLNPQTQSTVALGPQTFQERRDPYTTVESWGPVRRVAQGQVPPSHPAVQPQHSSSTSPTQASLGHHSDSAALHYHHSDQKEQNRDKEHPLIRLENALVEVQRSTSPSSVVSTSSHDNNTLGEGIQGPTRSLSVLERVSRFEHSDRAGKQRSQSISHGPHKNSFRRMTDKSYGGPCGAEDLRSMLERSTKAHRTMSYRGGSVNYKKEGWVHDSVLFIWTAPDPSSALERSLSSLHLDGSREENENKNSWKQDVNNMLSTLQDTSFHRSYRDSLKEVPSKVLHSTSLRHNSSTVHSSHAVSSPNSSSHGSHQPLPFVCDHPPSEKKGPKTMPKPVGVFTNAPVTSAHTPKERHVVGPETQGPNPPALPRVAPVGPPALLRIGGRKRLSTDQKKHSYSEPDNMNEIGISDSENGLFKLGGETSVADRRKMFELGFANNTISRPDLRQLQQDAVAQYVQRKRSAKKDEGRDRSGPRPFSAYLQSDNTYHSDTISLSSTSSLLSLQDSGLDRCLSSSQRRHFSSPGADLRSLQSNLYYPGRVTTPRAPSYSSLRGDPAPECHTSITHLPQNFIQEASSNKQNSIWSKEMQQTASPRQKRLASKQATGAPAMVGSILGSGKSASVEDLLERSEERIPNHSRSRSSPTLEGLNQESASDQVKMFDAFVSEPERWTKTEGSIGDNKPLEGLASHAGSSLGTAYSHSPVPLRDRQQRQRNSERQRAHSMSSLAASVGLPCPLSSVSGSQDRDSPDWQSSKGQSQANLDDITFPGTPHNNIAESFGGAVSLDGHLDTFAMDKPARHSLSDASISHNTSTNGIHGERTFRLERNGGRYEENIKPVSSVTTSPLLQFQFASTPDKKHSGNVESRPSTPSHQSLLQNLPSPMSLNSSTDQKQISVTSTGLFHEDMDEVFLLNPAPPSPSRSIETNIMGDFPLPHTPPLELDKKNSLQIAGSLVVPSSRPRSSTLTSTSSSNLQLDDTLNLEYQPLLKREKTVEELQVETLAKQLLVKDRSLTHILETWEGKSPVDLVEEIFQNSRLDGKVPWQAKGSPLNDRSENVLNAAVDERTEMEEKDLNSSKVELCEALRCSVVAMRQEKDALCEEQKHHQALGASIGSLVHKLCKINERDKYNMFIGDLEKIVNLLLSLCSRLWRIDKSLFVLQQELTKEDISEERDSLNHKRSQLLSQTEDAWELKQNLDRRQRVVHAILRGYLTDAQLQDYLHFVSTKPSLLIRQRNLDDLIRQREEQLTRLAETLPPELAAARDWSRGSFRVSSNPVSCSFPCPQPIPGHTHSGRSTTVTSL encoded by the exons ACGCAATGAGACAGCATCTCGTCCTCACTCGTGGCATTCAACAAAACTGGGGGAAGGTCAGCAAGAGTCAGAGCAGGAAGGGATGGACACCATGAGCAGTGCCTGGCACCACAGTTACCACGCAAG TGCCTCCACCACAGACATCTCGGGTGCGTTTGATTCGGATGGCGGCTACCTGAGGAAGAGTCCTGACCAATACAGCTCAAGAGGCAGCATGGAGAGCTTGGATCCTCCTCAGTCAGCGCAGCTCCAGCACCAACATACACTGGGCCATCACACCCACAGTGGGGTCCACCCTGCCTACTCCTCCTGCCAACAACTCTCTTCTGCCAG GTCCTCCAACAGCATTGATCACCTCCACAGCAAGCGAGACTCTGCATATTCCTCCTTCTCTACCAGTTCCAGTATTCCAGAGTACCTTGCCTCTGCTCCGACATTCAGTGCAGAGCGCTCCTATTCACTGGAGACCGTACCCCAGAGAGGAGGAAGTAGCGAGATGCAACAAGCTGACATACGTTCCATCCGGACACTTTACAATGCCCAGCAGGGTCTATCTCAGGAGCAGGAACTGAGGTCTCCTTTATCACTACGTAGCAGTGATTCAAGAAGTGGGGAAGGAGTAAAGGGAGGGCACAGCAGAGATTTACCAA CTGGAGTGTGTTACCGTGGCAGCAGCAACAATAGTGGTGTAAGTAGCAGTGGTGTGCTGGCTACAAACAGGCGCAGTCTGGGTCCAATACGGGCACCTGGAACCAGTCACAGTTCTTATGAAAACCTGAAAGGGGCACCTGCTCCACCCCGGCGGAGCGACAGCTTTGCAGCCATTAAGAACCATGAGAGGCCCAACTCTTGGTCAAGCGTGGAGCAACCCCGGGTGGTTAATAG GTCTCTGCAGAAGGGCTCTTATCATCACTCCAGTGGTTCAGTTGCCTCAAGTGCAG CGAAAGGCTCGTGCATCACCGAGGGTCAACTCCACACAGTCATAGAAAAGAGTCCAGAGAGCAGCCCCATCACAAAACCTCGACAGGGTTTTCCCCTGCCAGGTTCACCTTCTGAACCTGCTACAAGCCTTACAAGCCCAGCTCCTCAATCAGGAcgccttattcttcccacaggAGTATACCTCGTACCCCAACCTGAACCTCATTATGCACAGATGCCCAGCTCAAGTCCCATGTTATCCACCTCAGGAGTTTATCCTGCTCTGGCCAAGGACAGCAACCGGCAGCAACAGAAAGTCAGAggacaggaggaggaggcgacCGAGCAATTGAGAGATGGAAAACTGCCATCTATCGAAAAAGGTCACCAAATGAACAATTTGTCCCCATATCCCCACTCCACCATTCCAACAGTTTCCACAAAGCAGAGCAGAGTACATGAATCAGAAAG GAAACAACTGGAGGATAATAATTTTGGTCTCAATAGAAACCTTCCGGCAGCAGAAAGAGCCGAGAACCAGGCAGGGGTCAACATGATTCCCGACCAGCAAGGGCCCCAGGCTCCTCATCACCATATGCATTCTATCCAAGGACCCCACAACAACATGTTGCAAGAACAAGATGTGCTAAATCCCCAAACTCAGTCAACTGTGGCTCTCGGACCCCAGACATTCCAAGAGCGGAGGGACCCTTACACAACTGTGGAGTCTTGGGGCCCCGTGAGAAG AGTTGCACAGGGACAAGTACCCCCATCCCATCCAGCAGTTCAACCTCAGCACTCCTCCTCCACGTCCCCCACTCAGGCCTCCCTCGGTCACCACAGTGACTCAGCAGCTCTTCATTACCATCACTCGGACCAGAAAGAGCAGAACAGAGACAAAGAACACCCGCTGATTCGTCTCGAGAATGCCCTCGTAGAGGTACAGCGTTCCACCAGCCCCAGCAGTGTTGTCTCTACCAGTAGTCATGACAACAATACATTGGGTGAGGGTATCCAGGGACCCACCCGTAGTCTCTCTGTCCTAGAGAGGGTCAGTCGCTTTGAGCATAGCGACAGAGCAGGAAAGCAACGTAGTCAAAGCATCAGTCATGGCCCCCACAAGAACTCTTTCCGCAGG ATGACTGACAAATCCTATGGTGGCCCCTGTGGAGCAGAGGATCTCAGAAGCATGCTTGAAAGAAGCACCAAAGCCCATAGAACTATGAGCTATAGAGGAGGCAGCGTCAACTACAAGAAAGAAGGGTGGGTCCATGACAGTGTTTTATTTATATG GACTGCACCTGATCCCAGCTCAGCCCTGGAGAGGAGCCTAAGCAGTCTCCATTTGGATGGATCCAgggaagaaaatgaaaacaaaaactctTGGAAACAAGATGTCAACAACATGTTGAGCACTTTGCAAGACACATCCTTCCACAG ATCTTACAGGGACTCATTGAAAGAAGTGCCATCTAAGGTCCTGCACTCCACCTCCTTGAGACACAATTCCTCCACTGTTCATTCCTCACATGCAGTTTCTTCTCCAAATTCCTCCTCACACGGAAGCCATCAGCCTCTACCTTTCGTGTGCGACCATCCCCCCTCAGAGAAAAAAGGCCCTAAAACCATGCCCAAACCCGTGGGCGTTTTTACCAATGCCCCAGTCACATCCGCTCACACTCCAAAGGAACGCCATGTGGTTGGACCAGAGACCCAAGGCCCAAATCCCCCGGCCTTGCCCCGCGTCGCGCCAGTCGGACCTCCTGCTTTATTGCGAATCGGTGGACGCAAACGTTTGAGCACAGACCAGAAAAAACACTCCTATTCTGAGCCAGACAACATGAACGAGATTGGAATTTCAGATTCTGAGAATGGTCTCTTCAAGCTTGGTGGag AGACCAGTGTGGCTGACCGCCGGAAGATGTTTGAACTTGGATTTGCAAACAACACCATATCAAGGCCTGATTTGCGCCAGCTTCAGCAAGATGCTGTGGCTCAGTACGTGCAGAGGAAGAGAAGTGCAAAGAAAGATGAGGGAAGAGATAGGAGTGGACCAAGGCCCTTCAGCGCTTATCTACAGTCTGACAATACCTACCATTCAG ACACAATCAGCCTCTCCTCTACCTCGAGCCTTCTCTCACTCCAAGACTCTGGCCTGGATCGCTGCCTTTCTTCGAGTCAAAGGCGTCACTTCTCTTCTCCTGGAGCTGACCTGCGAAGCCTTCAGTCTAACTTGTACTACCCAGGCAGAGTTACCACTCCACGGGCGCCTTCATACTCATCCTTACG TGGTGACCCAGCACCTGAGTGTCACACGTCCATCACCCACCTCCCACAAAATTTCATCCAAGAGGCAAGCTCCAACAAACAGAATTCAATTTGGTCAAAAGAAATGCAACAGACGGCAAGCCCACGACAGAAGCGTTTAGCGTCCAAGCAGGCGACCGGGGCACCGGCAATGGTCGGATCCATCTTGGGGTCTGGTAAATCCGCCTCTGTTGAAGATCTTTTGGAGCGGTCAGAGGAAAGGATCCCAAACCACTCCCGCTCCCGCTCATCCCCTACTCTAGAGGGGCTCAATCAG gAATCTGCATCAGATCAAGTGAAGATGTTTGATGCCTTTGTGTCTGAGCCTGAACGCTGGACTAAAACTGAGGGCAG CATTGGAGACAACAAGCCACTAGAGGGCCTCGCCTCACATGCTGGGTCTTCTCTAG GTACAGCCTACTCCCACTCCCCTGTCCCACTGAGGGACAGACAGCAACGTCAGAGGAACAGTGAGCGTCAGCGAGCCCATAGCATGTCCTCTCTAGCAGCCTCAGTTGGTCTGCCTTGTCCCCTCTCCTCCGTGTCTGGATCTCAGGACAGAGATAGCCCTGACTGGCAGTCTAGCAAGGGTCAAAGTCAAGCCAATCTGGATGACATCACCTTCCCGGGAACCCCCCACAACAACATTGCTGAAAGTTTTGGCGGCGCTGTCAGCCTCGACGGCCACCTTGACACCTTTGCGATGGACAAACCGGCGAGGCACAGTTTGAGTGATGCTAGCatatcacacaacactagtACGAATGGCATTCACGGAGAGCGAACATTTAGATTAGAGAGAAATGGAGGGCGTTATGAAGAAAACATCAAACCGGTGTCTTCAGTGACCACATCGCCGCTGCTTCAATTCCAATTTGCTTCCACACCAGACAAGAAACACAGTGGGAATGTCGAATCACGTCCTTCCACACCCTCTCATCAGTCCCTCCTTCAGAACCTTCCCTCACCGATGAGCCTCAACAGCTCCACTGACCAAAAACAAATATCAGTAACATCCACAGGACTATTTCACGAGGACATGGATGAGGTATTCCTTCTAAATcctgcacctccatcaccttCTCGTTCAATCGAGACGAATATCATGGGAGACTTCCCTTTGCCTCACACTCCTCCCCTTGAGTTGGACAAGAAAAACTCTTTGCAGATTGCGGGAAG CCTTGTTGTGCCATCCTCAAGGCCACGATCGTCCACTCTCACGTCCACCTCTTCTAGCAACCTACAGCTTGATGACACGCTTAACCTTGAGTACCAGCCACTGCTCAAGAGGGAAAAGACAGTGGAGGAGCTACAAGTGGAAACGCTGGCAAAGCAGCTG CTAGTGAAGGATCGCTCTCTGACACATATCCTAGAAACATGGGAGGGTAAATCACCTGTAGACCTTGTGGAGGAGATCTTTCAAAACAGCAGACTGGATGGTAAAGTGCCTTGGCAAGCCAAGGGTAGCCCACTAAATGATAg GAGTGAGAATGTTCTCAATGCAGCAGTCGATGAAAGGACTGAGATGGAGGAGAAGGACCTCAACAGCAGCAAG GTGGAGCTCTGCGAGGCTCTGAGGTGTAGTGTGGTGGCTATGCGTCAAGAAAAGGATGCTCTGTGCGAGGAGCAAAAGCATCACCAGGCACTCGGGGCCAGCATTGGCTCTCTGGTGCACAAACTATGCAAGATAAACGAGAGGGACAAGTACAACATGTTCATTG gtgATCTTGAAAAAATTGTGAACCTGCTATTGTCACTATGTAGCCGGCTATGGAGAATTGATAAGTCTCTGTTTGTTTTGCAACAAGAGCTCACAAAGGAGGACATTTCAGAGGAGCGG GACTCCCTCAACCACAAACGCTCTCAGCTCCTCAGTCAAACAGAGGATGCCTGGGAACTGAAGCAAAACCTGGACCGGCGGCAGCGCGTTGTTCACGCCATCTTGCGAGGCTACCTCACCGATGCCCAGCTCCAAGACTACCTACACTTTGTTAGCACCAAACCCTCCCTACTGATTCGCCAACGGAACCTCGATGATCTCATACGTCAGCGAGAGGAGCAGCTGACGAGGCTGGCAGAGACCCTCCCGCCAGAGTTGGCGGCGGCTCGTGATTGGTCAAGAGGATCTTTCCGTGTGTCCTCGAACCCCGTTTCCTGCTCCTTTCCCTGCCCGCAGCCGATTCCTGGCCACACCCACTCTGGCAGGTCCACCACCGTGACATCGCTGTGA
- the shroom3 gene encoding protein Shroom3 isoform X5 yields the protein MELLEAFYRRKLRKKQKKAALGRSEGTLCRTPSEASVNNLATGLISKVLRFTSRRNETASRPHSWHSTKLGEGQQESEQEGMDTMSSAWHHSYHASASTTDISGAFDSDGGYLRKSPDQYSSRGSMESLDPPQSAQLQHQHTLGHHTHSGVHPAYSSCQQLSSARSSNSIDHLHSKRDSAYSSFSTSSSIPEYLASAPTFSAERSYSLETVPQRGGSSEMQQADIRSIRTLYNAQQGLSQEQELRSPLSLRSSDSRSGEGVKGGHSRDLPTGVCYRGSSNNSGVSSSGVLATNRRSLGPIRAPGTSHSSYENLKGAPAPPRRSDSFAAIKNHERPNSWSSVEQPRVVNRSLQKGSYHHSSGSVASSAAKGSCITEGQLHTVIEKSPESSPITKPRQGFPLPGSPSEPATSLTSPAPQSGRLILPTGVYLVPQPEPHYAQMPSSSPMLSTSGVYPALAKDSNRQQQKVRGQEEEATEQLRDGKLPSIEKGHQMNNLSPYPHSTIPTVSTKQSRVHESERKQLEDNNFGLNRNLPAAERAENQAGVNMIPDQQGPQAPHHHMHSIQGPHNNMLQEQDVLNPQTQSTVALGPQTFQERRDPYTTVESWGPVRRLVDQSNVHPEPMLYSRVAQGQVPPSHPAVQPQHSSSTSPTQASLGHHSDSAALHYHHSDQKEQNRDKEHPLIRLENALVEVQRSTSPSSVVSTSSHDNNTLGEGIQGPTRSLSVLERVSRFEHSDRAGKQRSQSISHGPHKNSFRRMTDKSYGGPCGAEDLRSMLERSTKAHRTMSYRGGSVNYKKEGWVHDSVLFIWTAPDPSSALERSLSSLHLDGSREENENKNSWKQDVNNMLSTLQDTSFHRSYRDSLKEVPSKVLHSTSLRHNSSTVHSSHAVSSPNSSSHGSHQPLPFVCDHPPSEKKGPKTMPKPVGVFTNAPVTSAHTPKERHVVGPETQGPNPPALPRVAPVGPPALLRIGGRKRLSTDQKKHSYSEPDNMNEIGISDSENGLFKLGGETSVADRRKMFELGFANNTISRPDLRQLQQDAVAQYVQRKRSAKKDEGRDRSGPRPFSAYLQSDNTYHSDTISLSSTSSLLSLQDSGLDRCLSSSQRRHFSSPGADLRSLQSNLYYPGRVTTPRAPSYSSLRGDPAPECHTSITHLPQNFIQEASSNKQNSIWSKEMQQTASPRQKRLASKQATGAPAMVGSILGSGKSASVEDLLERSEERIPNHSRSRSSPTLEGLNQESASDQVKMFDAFVSEPERWTKTEGSIGDNKPLEGLASHAGSSLGTAYSHSPVPLRDRQQRQRNSERQRAHSMSSLAASVGLPCPLSSVSGSQDRDSPDWQSSKGQSQANLDDITFPGTPHNNIAESFGGAVSLDGHLDTFAMDKPARHSLSDASISHNTSTNGIHGERTFRLERNGGRYEENIKPVSSVTTSPLLQFQFASTPDKKHSGNVESRPSTPSHQSLLQNLPSPMSLNSSTDQKQISVTSTGLFHEDMDEVFLLNPAPPSPSRSIETNIMGDFPLPHTPPLELDKKNSLQIAGSLVVPSSRPRSSTLTSTSSSNLQLDDTLNLEYQPLLKREKTVEELQVETLAKQLLVKDRSLTHILETWEGKSPVDLVEEIFQNSRLDGKVPWQAKGSPLNDRSENVLNAAVDERTEMEEKDLNSSKVELCEALRCSVVAMRQEKDALCEEQKHHQALGASIGSLVHKLCKINERDKYNMFIGDLEKIVNLLLSLCSRLWRIDKSLFVLQQELTKEDISEERDSLNHKRSQLLSQTEDAWELKQNLDRRQRVVHAILRGYLTDAQLQDYLHFVSTKPSLLIRQRNLDDLIRQREEQLTRLAETLPPELAAARDWSRGSFRVSSNPVSCSFPCPQPIPGHTHSGRSTTVTSL from the exons ATGGAGTTGTTGGAGGCATTTTACCGAAGGAAGCTTCGAAAGAAGCAGAAGAAAGCGGCGCTGGGCCGGTCTGAGGGGACTCTGTGTCGGACACCGTCGGAAGCTAGCGTCAACAATCTGGCAACTGGTCTCATTTCCAAAGTCCTTAGATTCACATCCAG ACGCAATGAGACAGCATCTCGTCCTCACTCGTGGCATTCAACAAAACTGGGGGAAGGTCAGCAAGAGTCAGAGCAGGAAGGGATGGACACCATGAGCAGTGCCTGGCACCACAGTTACCACGCAAG TGCCTCCACCACAGACATCTCGGGTGCGTTTGATTCGGATGGCGGCTACCTGAGGAAGAGTCCTGACCAATACAGCTCAAGAGGCAGCATGGAGAGCTTGGATCCTCCTCAGTCAGCGCAGCTCCAGCACCAACATACACTGGGCCATCACACCCACAGTGGGGTCCACCCTGCCTACTCCTCCTGCCAACAACTCTCTTCTGCCAG GTCCTCCAACAGCATTGATCACCTCCACAGCAAGCGAGACTCTGCATATTCCTCCTTCTCTACCAGTTCCAGTATTCCAGAGTACCTTGCCTCTGCTCCGACATTCAGTGCAGAGCGCTCCTATTCACTGGAGACCGTACCCCAGAGAGGAGGAAGTAGCGAGATGCAACAAGCTGACATACGTTCCATCCGGACACTTTACAATGCCCAGCAGGGTCTATCTCAGGAGCAGGAACTGAGGTCTCCTTTATCACTACGTAGCAGTGATTCAAGAAGTGGGGAAGGAGTAAAGGGAGGGCACAGCAGAGATTTACCAA CTGGAGTGTGTTACCGTGGCAGCAGCAACAATAGTGGTGTAAGTAGCAGTGGTGTGCTGGCTACAAACAGGCGCAGTCTGGGTCCAATACGGGCACCTGGAACCAGTCACAGTTCTTATGAAAACCTGAAAGGGGCACCTGCTCCACCCCGGCGGAGCGACAGCTTTGCAGCCATTAAGAACCATGAGAGGCCCAACTCTTGGTCAAGCGTGGAGCAACCCCGGGTGGTTAATAG GTCTCTGCAGAAGGGCTCTTATCATCACTCCAGTGGTTCAGTTGCCTCAAGTGCAG CGAAAGGCTCGTGCATCACCGAGGGTCAACTCCACACAGTCATAGAAAAGAGTCCAGAGAGCAGCCCCATCACAAAACCTCGACAGGGTTTTCCCCTGCCAGGTTCACCTTCTGAACCTGCTACAAGCCTTACAAGCCCAGCTCCTCAATCAGGAcgccttattcttcccacaggAGTATACCTCGTACCCCAACCTGAACCTCATTATGCACAGATGCCCAGCTCAAGTCCCATGTTATCCACCTCAGGAGTTTATCCTGCTCTGGCCAAGGACAGCAACCGGCAGCAACAGAAAGTCAGAggacaggaggaggaggcgacCGAGCAATTGAGAGATGGAAAACTGCCATCTATCGAAAAAGGTCACCAAATGAACAATTTGTCCCCATATCCCCACTCCACCATTCCAACAGTTTCCACAAAGCAGAGCAGAGTACATGAATCAGAAAG GAAACAACTGGAGGATAATAATTTTGGTCTCAATAGAAACCTTCCGGCAGCAGAAAGAGCCGAGAACCAGGCAGGGGTCAACATGATTCCCGACCAGCAAGGGCCCCAGGCTCCTCATCACCATATGCATTCTATCCAAGGACCCCACAACAACATGTTGCAAGAACAAGATGTGCTAAATCCCCAAACTCAGTCAACTGTGGCTCTCGGACCCCAGACATTCCAAGAGCGGAGGGACCCTTACACAACTGTGGAGTCTTGGGGCCCCGTGAGAAG ATTGGTGGACCAATCCAATGTTCATCCAGAGCCAATGTTGTATTCCAGAGTTGCACAGGGACAAGTACCCCCATCCCATCCAGCAGTTCAACCTCAGCACTCCTCCTCCACGTCCCCCACTCAGGCCTCCCTCGGTCACCACAGTGACTCAGCAGCTCTTCATTACCATCACTCGGACCAGAAAGAGCAGAACAGAGACAAAGAACACCCGCTGATTCGTCTCGAGAATGCCCTCGTAGAGGTACAGCGTTCCACCAGCCCCAGCAGTGTTGTCTCTACCAGTAGTCATGACAACAATACATTGGGTGAGGGTATCCAGGGACCCACCCGTAGTCTCTCTGTCCTAGAGAGGGTCAGTCGCTTTGAGCATAGCGACAGAGCAGGAAAGCAACGTAGTCAAAGCATCAGTCATGGCCCCCACAAGAACTCTTTCCGCAGG ATGACTGACAAATCCTATGGTGGCCCCTGTGGAGCAGAGGATCTCAGAAGCATGCTTGAAAGAAGCACCAAAGCCCATAGAACTATGAGCTATAGAGGAGGCAGCGTCAACTACAAGAAAGAAGGGTGGGTCCATGACAGTGTTTTATTTATATG GACTGCACCTGATCCCAGCTCAGCCCTGGAGAGGAGCCTAAGCAGTCTCCATTTGGATGGATCCAgggaagaaaatgaaaacaaaaactctTGGAAACAAGATGTCAACAACATGTTGAGCACTTTGCAAGACACATCCTTCCACAG ATCTTACAGGGACTCATTGAAAGAAGTGCCATCTAAGGTCCTGCACTCCACCTCCTTGAGACACAATTCCTCCACTGTTCATTCCTCACATGCAGTTTCTTCTCCAAATTCCTCCTCACACGGAAGCCATCAGCCTCTACCTTTCGTGTGCGACCATCCCCCCTCAGAGAAAAAAGGCCCTAAAACCATGCCCAAACCCGTGGGCGTTTTTACCAATGCCCCAGTCACATCCGCTCACACTCCAAAGGAACGCCATGTGGTTGGACCAGAGACCCAAGGCCCAAATCCCCCGGCCTTGCCCCGCGTCGCGCCAGTCGGACCTCCTGCTTTATTGCGAATCGGTGGACGCAAACGTTTGAGCACAGACCAGAAAAAACACTCCTATTCTGAGCCAGACAACATGAACGAGATTGGAATTTCAGATTCTGAGAATGGTCTCTTCAAGCTTGGTGGag AGACCAGTGTGGCTGACCGCCGGAAGATGTTTGAACTTGGATTTGCAAACAACACCATATCAAGGCCTGATTTGCGCCAGCTTCAGCAAGATGCTGTGGCTCAGTACGTGCAGAGGAAGAGAAGTGCAAAGAAAGATGAGGGAAGAGATAGGAGTGGACCAAGGCCCTTCAGCGCTTATCTACAGTCTGACAATACCTACCATTCAG ACACAATCAGCCTCTCCTCTACCTCGAGCCTTCTCTCACTCCAAGACTCTGGCCTGGATCGCTGCCTTTCTTCGAGTCAAAGGCGTCACTTCTCTTCTCCTGGAGCTGACCTGCGAAGCCTTCAGTCTAACTTGTACTACCCAGGCAGAGTTACCACTCCACGGGCGCCTTCATACTCATCCTTACG TGGTGACCCAGCACCTGAGTGTCACACGTCCATCACCCACCTCCCACAAAATTTCATCCAAGAGGCAAGCTCCAACAAACAGAATTCAATTTGGTCAAAAGAAATGCAACAGACGGCAAGCCCACGACAGAAGCGTTTAGCGTCCAAGCAGGCGACCGGGGCACCGGCAATGGTCGGATCCATCTTGGGGTCTGGTAAATCCGCCTCTGTTGAAGATCTTTTGGAGCGGTCAGAGGAAAGGATCCCAAACCACTCCCGCTCCCGCTCATCCCCTACTCTAGAGGGGCTCAATCAG gAATCTGCATCAGATCAAGTGAAGATGTTTGATGCCTTTGTGTCTGAGCCTGAACGCTGGACTAAAACTGAGGGCAG CATTGGAGACAACAAGCCACTAGAGGGCCTCGCCTCACATGCTGGGTCTTCTCTAG GTACAGCCTACTCCCACTCCCCTGTCCCACTGAGGGACAGACAGCAACGTCAGAGGAACAGTGAGCGTCAGCGAGCCCATAGCATGTCCTCTCTAGCAGCCTCAGTTGGTCTGCCTTGTCCCCTCTCCTCCGTGTCTGGATCTCAGGACAGAGATAGCCCTGACTGGCAGTCTAGCAAGGGTCAAAGTCAAGCCAATCTGGATGACATCACCTTCCCGGGAACCCCCCACAACAACATTGCTGAAAGTTTTGGCGGCGCTGTCAGCCTCGACGGCCACCTTGACACCTTTGCGATGGACAAACCGGCGAGGCACAGTTTGAGTGATGCTAGCatatcacacaacactagtACGAATGGCATTCACGGAGAGCGAACATTTAGATTAGAGAGAAATGGAGGGCGTTATGAAGAAAACATCAAACCGGTGTCTTCAGTGACCACATCGCCGCTGCTTCAATTCCAATTTGCTTCCACACCAGACAAGAAACACAGTGGGAATGTCGAATCACGTCCTTCCACACCCTCTCATCAGTCCCTCCTTCAGAACCTTCCCTCACCGATGAGCCTCAACAGCTCCACTGACCAAAAACAAATATCAGTAACATCCACAGGACTATTTCACGAGGACATGGATGAGGTATTCCTTCTAAATcctgcacctccatcaccttCTCGTTCAATCGAGACGAATATCATGGGAGACTTCCCTTTGCCTCACACTCCTCCCCTTGAGTTGGACAAGAAAAACTCTTTGCAGATTGCGGGAAG CCTTGTTGTGCCATCCTCAAGGCCACGATCGTCCACTCTCACGTCCACCTCTTCTAGCAACCTACAGCTTGATGACACGCTTAACCTTGAGTACCAGCCACTGCTCAAGAGGGAAAAGACAGTGGAGGAGCTACAAGTGGAAACGCTGGCAAAGCAGCTG CTAGTGAAGGATCGCTCTCTGACACATATCCTAGAAACATGGGAGGGTAAATCACCTGTAGACCTTGTGGAGGAGATCTTTCAAAACAGCAGACTGGATGGTAAAGTGCCTTGGCAAGCCAAGGGTAGCCCACTAAATGATAg GAGTGAGAATGTTCTCAATGCAGCAGTCGATGAAAGGACTGAGATGGAGGAGAAGGACCTCAACAGCAGCAAG GTGGAGCTCTGCGAGGCTCTGAGGTGTAGTGTGGTGGCTATGCGTCAAGAAAAGGATGCTCTGTGCGAGGAGCAAAAGCATCACCAGGCACTCGGGGCCAGCATTGGCTCTCTGGTGCACAAACTATGCAAGATAAACGAGAGGGACAAGTACAACATGTTCATTG gtgATCTTGAAAAAATTGTGAACCTGCTATTGTCACTATGTAGCCGGCTATGGAGAATTGATAAGTCTCTGTTTGTTTTGCAACAAGAGCTCACAAAGGAGGACATTTCAGAGGAGCGG GACTCCCTCAACCACAAACGCTCTCAGCTCCTCAGTCAAACAGAGGATGCCTGGGAACTGAAGCAAAACCTGGACCGGCGGCAGCGCGTTGTTCACGCCATCTTGCGAGGCTACCTCACCGATGCCCAGCTCCAAGACTACCTACACTTTGTTAGCACCAAACCCTCCCTACTGATTCGCCAACGGAACCTCGATGATCTCATACGTCAGCGAGAGGAGCAGCTGACGAGGCTGGCAGAGACCCTCCCGCCAGAGTTGGCGGCGGCTCGTGATTGGTCAAGAGGATCTTTCCGTGTGTCCTCGAACCCCGTTTCCTGCTCCTTTCCCTGCCCGCAGCCGATTCCTGGCCACACCCACTCTGGCAGGTCCACCACCGTGACATCGCTGTGA